From the genome of Pantoea alfalfae, one region includes:
- the dapF gene encoding diaminopimelate epimerase codes for MQFSKMHGLGNDFMVVDAVTQNVFFSPELIRRLADRHLGIGFDQLLIVEPPYDPDLDFHYRIFNADGSEVAQCGNGARCFARFVQLKGLTNKSDIRVSTQNGRMVLTVTPDDHVRVNMGEPNFEPQQVPFRANKAENLYLLRVAEQTVMLGAVSMGNPHCVIQVESVKTAQVELLGPILESHERFPDRVNVGFMEIINPEHIRLRVYERGAGETQACGSGACAAVACGIQQGILAPKVRVDLPGGTLHISWKGAGQPLYMTGPATHVYDGFIHL; via the coding sequence ATGCAGTTCTCCAAAATGCACGGTCTCGGCAACGATTTTATGGTTGTGGATGCAGTGACACAAAACGTCTTCTTCTCGCCGGAATTGATCCGCCGGCTGGCCGATCGTCATCTGGGGATCGGTTTTGATCAGCTGCTGATTGTTGAACCGCCTTACGATCCCGATCTCGATTTTCACTATCGAATTTTCAACGCTGACGGCAGTGAAGTGGCGCAGTGCGGCAACGGTGCACGCTGTTTTGCCCGCTTTGTTCAGCTGAAAGGGCTGACCAACAAAAGCGACATCCGGGTCAGTACCCAGAATGGCCGCATGGTGTTAACCGTGACGCCTGACGATCACGTGCGCGTGAACATGGGTGAGCCCAACTTTGAGCCTCAGCAGGTGCCGTTCCGCGCCAACAAAGCCGAGAATCTCTATCTGCTGCGCGTGGCCGAACAGACGGTGATGCTGGGTGCAGTGTCGATGGGGAATCCCCACTGCGTCATTCAGGTGGAAAGCGTTAAAACCGCGCAGGTTGAACTGCTGGGCCCGATTCTCGAGAGCCACGAGCGTTTCCCGGATCGCGTCAATGTCGGTTTTATGGAGATCATTAATCCCGAACATATCCGGCTGCGCGTCTACGAACGTGGAGCGGGTGAAACGCAGGCGTGCGGCAGCGGCGCCTGTGCTGCCGTTGCATGCGGCATTCAGCAGGGCATTCTGGCACCGAAAGTGCGTGTCGACCTGCCTGGCGGGACGCTGCATATCTCCTGGAAAGGTGCCGGTCAGCCGCTCTACATGACCGGGCCTGCGACACACGTCTACGATGGGTTTATTCATCTATGA
- the lptM gene encoding LPS translocon maturation chaperone LptM: MKKVISLLAMTLAVISLAGCGLKGPLYFPPKDQPKKQQAPTDRQKADASKADVGGLVTGNSGVKAN; the protein is encoded by the coding sequence ATGAAGAAAGTAATAAGCCTGTTGGCCATGACACTGGCAGTAATCAGCCTTGCAGGTTGTGGTCTGAAAGGACCGCTCTACTTCCCGCCGAAGGACCAGCCGAAGAAACAACAAGCCCCAACCGACCGCCAGAAAGCGGATGCCTCTAAAGCCGATGTCGGCGGGCTGGTGACCGGCAATTCAGGCGTAAAAGCGAACTAA
- a CDS encoding class I adenylate cyclase, producing the protein MYLYIETLKQRLDAINQLRVDRALAAMGPAFQRVYSLLPTLLHYQHPQMPGYLEGSVPHGISFYTPDENQRQLLADLTGDSDLRHADAPKGEMPITAIYSMGSTSSVGQNSVSDLDIWVCHQSWLDNEERLNLQRKCTLLQKWCVSMGVEVSFFLIDENRFRHNESGSLGGEDCGSTQHILLLDEFYRTAVRMAGKRLLWNMVPGEEEHHYDDYVMSLYAKGVLTPNEWLDLGGLGTLSAEEYFGASLWQLYKSIDSPYKAVLKTLLLEAYSWEYPNTQLLAMDIKQRLHDGEIICFGLDPYCMMLERVTHYLTSVDDQPRLDLVRRCFYLKVCEKLSNEDHQQRTGWRREILSQLVKEWGWNEEKIAILDNRAGWKIERVREAHNELLDAMMQSYRNLIRFARRNNLSVSASPQDIGVLTRKLYAAFEALPGKVTLVNPQISPDLSEPNLTFIHVPPGRANRSGWYLYNQAPDMDSIISHQPLEYNRYLNKLVAWAWFNGLLTRKTRLHIKGNEICDLARLQELVNDVSSHFPLRLPSPTPKALYSPCEIRHLAIIVNLEHDPTAAFRNQVVHFDFRKLDVFSFGQQQQCLIGSIDLLYRNSWNEVRTLHFSGEQAMIEGLKTILGKMHQDAAPPDTVEVFCYSQHLRGLIRTRVQQLVSECIELRLSSTRQEPGRFKALRMAGETWGLFFERMSVSVQKLENAVEFYGAISNNKLHGLSIKVETNQTPLPPVVNGYASEGIIQFFFENTTDERGFNIYILDETNRVEVYHHCEGSKEELVRDVSRFYSSSHDRFTYGSSFINFNLPQFYQIVNTGDRFQVIPFRSQTLTQLCTTQPDNDNSDYQPRYQVH; encoded by the coding sequence TTGTACCTCTACATTGAGACACTGAAACAGAGACTGGATGCAATTAACCAGCTGCGCGTTGATCGTGCGCTGGCTGCCATGGGACCCGCTTTCCAGCGCGTCTACAGTCTGCTGCCAACCTTATTACATTATCAACATCCGCAGATGCCGGGTTACCTTGAAGGTAGCGTTCCACATGGCATCAGCTTCTACACGCCTGATGAAAATCAGCGACAGCTGCTGGCCGATCTCACCGGCGACAGCGACCTGCGCCATGCCGATGCGCCGAAAGGCGAAATGCCGATCACTGCGATCTACTCTATGGGCAGTACCTCCTCGGTCGGGCAGAACAGCGTCTCGGATCTCGATATCTGGGTGTGTCATCAATCCTGGCTTGATAATGAAGAGCGGCTGAATCTGCAGCGTAAATGTACGCTGCTGCAGAAGTGGTGTGTCTCGATGGGCGTGGAAGTGAGTTTCTTCCTGATTGACGAGAACCGCTTCCGTCATAACGAAAGCGGCAGCCTGGGCGGTGAAGACTGCGGCTCCACACAACACATTTTACTGCTGGATGAGTTTTACCGTACCGCGGTTCGTATGGCGGGCAAACGCCTCCTGTGGAATATGGTGCCGGGCGAAGAAGAGCACCATTACGATGACTACGTGATGTCGCTGTACGCCAAAGGCGTGCTGACCCCCAATGAGTGGCTCGATCTGGGCGGCCTCGGCACGCTGTCGGCGGAAGAGTATTTCGGTGCCAGCCTGTGGCAGCTCTATAAAAGTATCGACTCGCCTTATAAAGCCGTACTGAAAACGCTGCTGCTGGAAGCCTACAGCTGGGAATACCCGAACACACAACTGCTGGCAATGGATATCAAACAGCGCCTGCACGACGGCGAAATCATCTGCTTTGGCCTCGATCCTTACTGCATGATGCTTGAGCGCGTGACGCACTACCTGACCAGCGTGGACGATCAGCCGCGCCTTGATCTGGTGCGTCGCTGCTTCTATCTCAAAGTATGTGAAAAGCTCAGCAACGAAGATCATCAGCAACGCACCGGCTGGCGTCGCGAGATTTTATCGCAGCTGGTTAAAGAGTGGGGCTGGAACGAAGAGAAGATCGCCATTCTGGACAACCGTGCCGGGTGGAAAATCGAGCGGGTGCGCGAAGCCCATAACGAATTACTGGATGCGATGATGCAGAGTTATCGCAACCTGATCCGCTTTGCCCGTCGCAACAACTTAAGCGTCAGCGCCAGTCCGCAGGATATCGGTGTATTGACCCGTAAACTGTATGCCGCGTTTGAAGCGCTGCCGGGCAAAGTGACGCTGGTGAATCCACAGATTTCGCCCGATCTCTCTGAACCGAATCTGACCTTTATTCATGTGCCGCCTGGCCGCGCCAACCGTTCCGGCTGGTATCTTTATAACCAGGCACCGGACATGGATTCGATCATCAGCCATCAGCCGCTGGAATATAACCGCTACCTGAACAAGCTGGTGGCCTGGGCGTGGTTCAATGGTCTGCTGACCCGTAAAACCCGGCTGCATATTAAAGGCAATGAGATTTGCGACCTGGCGCGCCTGCAGGAGCTGGTTAACGATGTTTCCAGCCACTTCCCGCTGCGTCTGCCTTCGCCGACGCCAAAAGCGCTCTACAGCCCGTGCGAAATCCGGCACCTCGCGATTATTGTTAACCTTGAGCACGATCCGACGGCGGCCTTCCGCAATCAGGTGGTGCACTTCGACTTCCGCAAGCTGGATGTCTTTAGCTTTGGTCAGCAGCAGCAGTGCCTGATTGGCAGCATCGATCTGCTCTATCGCAACTCCTGGAATGAAGTGCGTACGCTGCACTTTAGCGGTGAACAGGCGATGATCGAAGGGCTGAAAACCATTCTCGGCAAGATGCATCAGGATGCCGCACCCCCGGATACGGTGGAAGTGTTCTGCTACAGCCAGCATCTGCGCGGTCTGATTCGCACGCGCGTGCAACAGCTGGTCTCTGAATGCATTGAGCTGCGCCTCTCCAGCACACGTCAGGAGCCGGGCCGCTTCAAAGCGCTGCGCATGGCAGGCGAGACCTGGGGACTGTTCTTTGAACGCATGAGTGTCTCGGTGCAGAAGCTTGAAAACGCCGTGGAATTTTATGGCGCGATCTCCAACAACAAGCTGCATGGGTTGTCGATCAAAGTCGAAACGAATCAGACGCCGCTGCCACCGGTAGTGAACGGCTATGCCAGCGAAGGCATCATTCAGTTCTTCTTTGAAAACACCACGGATGAGCGCGGCTTCAACATCTATATCCTTGATGAGACCAATCGGGTTGAGGTCTATCATCACTGTGAAGGCAGCAAAGAGGAGCTGGTGCGCGACGTCAGCCGCTTCTACTCCTCATCGCACGATCGCTTCACCTATGGGTCGAGCTTTATCAACTTCAACCTGCCGCAGTTCTACCAGATTGTGAACACCGGTGATCGATTCCAGGTGATTCCATTCCGGAGTCAGACGCTGACGCAGCTCTGTACGACGCAGCCTGACAACGACAACAGCGACTATCAACCGCGCTATCAGGTGCATTGA